AAATTGAATTTACATCACAGATTTCTTGTTTCCACTTTTAAAGAACAAGTTTGGCTATTTGTGTGCAGCATTACAGGCCAGAACTGTGTATTCGTGGGAGTATATACCAACCGACGGACTTGCCACCCTCAGCTCCAAATGGAACAACGCAGAAAAGTATATCAGCAATCCCTTATCAGGAGAAGTCCCTTTGGAATGTTTATCTGCAAAGACACTAAGCGGGAGAACGTTTCGAAACGTAACGAGTAGGATCACAATGTCCGCACCACTCATTTATCCATCTCACTTGCAGCAGTTTCATGCCAAGTCCCCAATAATTGAACTTGAGGAtgaaacgaaaatcacagttcAAGGTCTTATCTTTGTTTCTTTTTTCCAACTTCCCATTTCTATACATTGTTGATTTGCATTAGTCACGGTTATGTTTTCGTTCGAACTTAGAGAAACAACGGTGCACGACTAGAGATGTGGGCACGCAGAGCACTCCAGTTGATGTTAGTTCAAGCAATCCTAGTCCTGCTCCAACTCCTTCAATTGAAGAAAGATCCATAAAACATACTGATGTAGAAGGTGGAGATTCATCTGCTTGCTTTAGTGAAAACTCCAAGTCGGAGACAGAGGTAAAAATTAAGTTACCATAAGTATCTTATATTAAATTGAAGAGTTAGCATCTATGCAGAGTTAGAGGATCAAGAAATGAATAAAATCAGAAGCAACACTTTCTTGGTCCCAATAAAGCTAGCAAGTTCTAGAAAAAATGGTCCCAAATGAATTTCTACAGGTATCCTAAGCTTGAAAGATTACCACATGCAATAGTCTAGGAAAGTTGTACAGTTTACTTTAGGTTACGTTTTAATTGGGAAATTCGATACGCCTCGACCTTTCTTCTCGTACCATGTTATATAGCATGACTCCAAACTTTCAAGTCACATAGATCTCCTATTCAAAGTTTTTCTCTAACACGTCTTCTTATATGCTGAATGGTTCCTATGCGCTTTATATTAGGAATGGATCAAGAACTTTGTTTTCTACTAGTATTAAACATTCGACTCAGATATCGCTAAATTATTTTTACCATCAACCGTAACTTTTGGGAGTACAGGACTAAATTGAATTTAGCAACCTTTCCAAATGATTTGGGGGGTGGGGGGCTGATAAATGGCCCCTCAAGCATGTGCCAGAGCACATGTGTACTTATGTGGTCACACTCTTGATCTTGTTCTGTATATCTTCATCTTCCATAGATTATACTTTTTGTCTTTACCCCTTTCACCAATGGTCAAAATCTGTTCTTATTGGAAGATAAGAACAACCTTTTGTTACTTGTAAGTTAATCTGTTCACTTCACAAATCCACCCCACGAGAATTTCAAGATAACACCAAGAAATTTATCACATATCACTCAAATCTGACATGAATGCTTCTGGTGCAAATGGCCCCGGCAGCTAGAAGAGAAAGAGACAACAGACAAAAAGTACACAGAAAGAAATGAAGCAGCAGAGACAAAGAAAATGAGGAAGCAGATAATGTGCATCATGTGCAGGAGCAGCAGCCAGGGAGCTGTGGGATGCCTATCAATTATATCATTGAAGGGTTTGTggatgagaacaaagacgaaaaAAGGGCCAAAAATAAACCAAGAAAACACTGACCATTCTACCATTTTTTACCCTATAAATAAGTGGTTGCTAAAAAACAATGCATTGTAACTTGTTCATCCTAAAACAGAAAGGTGCTCCATTTTCAACTATTCCCTCCCCCCTCCCTCCCCCCAGTGTATTTATGCAAGTACTATCAATGGATGGGCTGGCAGCACGATCGTCTGAtttagataaataaattttgtcctTTGTGCTTCGAAACTAtaaatttctttcttttctttactTGCTTGATTTTCTGTGAAACAAACAACCCATTACAGTAATCTGCAATTGTTGGCTCAAGTAAGTTTGGTTGGTCCATTTCAGGACAGGAATTGCTAGCtgatgaaaaatatgaattATTAATGATCATTCAGCTTAAGCTGTATGCAATATCATCCATGATCGTTTAGCAACATTTTAATATAATTGAGATGGTGGCCACTTCGAAATGCTCAAAGACATATTCCAATCAACTAGGAACGAGCGTGGCAAAGGTTTACACAGATTAACTAATAGTTCAAACAAACAACAACAATCCTTCTTTTGTGTGAGCTTAACAAGAAACTATGACAAATAGAGCAACTATATTCATGCAGGCACAATGACATAATATAAGGGATACGAGGAATTCAAACTTGGAAAACCTCTATGAGTAAAAACCATACGATCGTAATCCATCAAAATAATCTCCAATCATGATATCTTAATTTTGACATAACAAGAGTGTTCAAAATGTAATCCAAAGACTTCATTAATAGCTTATTTCAGCTCAATCCAATTGATAGATTTTCTTAAATGACTTTCGTTAGTAGACCACGCGGATTGAACCTTAAAAATGACCATGTCATCAAATATGTGAGTTGAAGAGGAGAGACTAGAATCTTGAAATATTATATAAGATGATTAATCGATCATCTtattataaaatgaaaaaaaaatgatgaagttcaaTTGAAATGATTACTTAATTATattgtttttcttaaaaaagGAGTGACTGTGCAGGCTGTGCAGCATTGACTCACGCCAAAGATTTGGCAGTTAAAGAGTGGCCACAATTAAGTTTTTCCTTCCCTCCCATCTCTGGATAACACCACCACTCGCTTCTCACGGATGCAAATGAAACCGACGGCCGCGGCGGCGACTATGTCTAGTGGTGACGTAGGTGGAATGACACTCAGCGCTCTGCGTTTCGGGACTTCCGGACGCACCTATTTACGGCTGTTGCCTTCATCAAAGTCTATCGAACCCGACCCCTCCGGTGTAGTTTGCTTTACTGCCAGAAATCAAGGTtcaattttgttaaaaaatcaAGCTGCAATGAAACTCAAACTTGTCCCCAGAGCTGCAGAATCGACTCAGCCTTCCTCTTCTGTGGCCAATGCTGCTGCAAACATCAAGAAAGACACTGTTCCGGATAATGAGTTTTCGCTCGCCAAGGTACCCGtttattttttctgtaaaatgtTTCCCAATGTTTCGGCTGTTTCGAGTTTTTGCATTTGGATTTGTTTTGCCGAGTTTTCCAATCCACGTTATCAAACTACGAAAGCCTTTTGAGCCGTGTGCTGCTTtatgtttttcaaaattttcagtttTCAAAAGGAGATGCTGTATAGGATGTGTTAATTCAGTATTATTCTGGTTGTTTCAACTTTCAAGCTTCACTCAGTTAATTGCATACAGCATTAAAGATTAATATTTAGCTCTTGTAATACATGTTAAGGATATCAAATAAGAGTTATGCCTGCTTCTATTTATCTGTTAAATTTCCAATCATTTGTGAAACCTCAAGATAGTAAGCAGTTTCCTTCACAACGACTAACTTTCTATTGTTATGTACAGGTTTCTTTTGGTGTCATTGGGTTAGGTGTTGGCGTGACGCTTCTCTCGTGAGTATATTCTTTTCTTTTTGTATGAAAGCTTGTGTCTTGTCTAACTTAATTTCATCGACCACCGCATCCATATAATCAAGTCTTTCCTTGTTTTTCCCCCCAGGTGCGTAGGCTAGACTACTTTTCACAATTAAAAGAGAACAGGAATGAGGGGTTCCAGGAAAGGAAAAGAAACTAACAATTTTTCCTACTTAGAATTTACCCCACCAATATGAAAATTATTGTGGCGGAGTTGAAGGACTGAAATCATTTCTTTCCAACTTACATGTTGTTTGAAGCATGAGGGATAGGTAATAGGATGACTGGTCACATGCGGTCCTTCAGAAGAGATTAGACAAAGAGTGCATCGAGTTCACTTACTTTGTTTAgtcttttttaaatatatatgattttcGAGGACTGGTCAAATATTTCTGCCTTGGGGGTTTATTTGTGCATCCTGCCTTGAGGCTGATGTTGAGGCACTCCCCAAACCAAGCCATTCAAAAAACAGTCAAATGTATTATGTTATCATTCCATATATTACATGGACTTACTCTTGAATGTGAGGTTGTGGACTCTAAAATCTTGACAACTTCAtgtattttggaaaaaaaagtgatttctttttcattttctccAGTAATGAAGTGATACCATATACAAACAACATTCTAAGTTTCTAACCATTCTTGCACTAGTCACATGAAAATTTAACCTTTTTGTGTTTTGTGGTCTTTGCAAAATACCATACAAGTGCTCTTATATTTTTGTTTGTGcatcaaaattttgaatatttatttataagagTGTTCCTAACATAGGTTGTTTTTGTAGACTTCTGTTCATATGTTTTGCTAACCATGATTTTCAAGTAGTAAATATGTCGTGAATAAAATTGATTATTTTGACAAGTGTTCTTACACAGCTATGGATTCGGGGCATACTtcaacatcctcccaggatctGAATGGTCAGCGCTGATGCTGACCTACGGCTTTCCTCTCGCAGTAATTGGCATGGCTCTGAAGGTTAATAACTTCTTGGTTTTGATGTACACTCCACACTGTATTTCATTAGAACCTTATAAATACTTGTCCATTTGCTGTAGATTATGCTTGTATACTTATTTTTTACATCGTAATATTTGTTCGTAATTTTACCTATGTGTGATGCACAAGGAAGACCACTGCTCATTTTACTTCCTGAAGTTGAGAACGAAACACTTATCATGCTATCTTATCCTTGCCTTACTTATGATGTTCGTATCTTTATATTATTTTCTAGTATGCAGAGCTTAAGCCAGTGCCCTGCTTGACCTACTCAGATGCTCAGAAGCTGAGAGAAAAATGTGCGACTGAAATTCTTAAGCAGGCAAGTTTCATCTTTATATCATATTCCTAGTAGAGTTTCTTCTTCGTAAGTTCTTATGGTTATTGCTTGTTACTATTCTCGACGTCCATACTCTAAGATACTACTAGATCCCCTCAACTTTGCAATACAGCACGAGATCTTCCCCTGCTTTCTGTATTTAGGTAATCAGTTCTTTTTGAAGGGCTATTATTTTAAATGACATGTTTAGATATCATAATGAACTAACATATTCTCGGTTATAATTGCAACCTTTATATCATCATCCATGCACTTCTAGTTTTCCCTGCCTTGTTATGCCCAATAACACCATTTTCCTCGTATTTGTTAGGTTAGAAATGATGTTACAAGATACCGGTATGGGGACGAACAGCATCTGGAAGAAGCATTAAAGCGAATTTTCCAATATGGCCAGGTAGTTAAACCCCTTGGCTTTCTTCTGCATCCTTCCAAACTCGGTCCAAATTCAAAAGATTTAAATcattaacaaattaaaattttgaacttCAAACAATTGATACGGGATCTCCATTGTCTGTTAGGGTGGAGGAATATCACGCAGGAGTGCTCCTATTCTACAAAGTATCCGGGAAGAAGTATGAGCACAAAACTTGCTTTATGTTCCTAATGCTATGCGAATGTGACTATATCAATAAGTTTAATCTTCCATATCAAACTTGTATTTGTATTCAATAAGTTTAATCTCCCATATCACTAATAGACAGTCATCTACAATTATACTCATTTGCTTTTTGTCCTATGAACTTAATTTTTATTGATAAGTTGCACTTTGGATTACTACATCATGATTTTTGTTTTGCAAATTTTGACAGGCTGTTCTTATCGAACTTGTGGtttatttgtttgttttagGTTACTGAGGATGGTCTATACTGTTTgacattggtatttgaggctaaAGCCCTGAGTCTATCTGATTTTGAGCAAAGACAGGTAGGATAACAGTAATCCTAtgtaaacaaaattaatattatgattctcCATGATATTTGCTATTCTTCTGAAATTCCAAATGTCCCCTAGCTAAGTTCAAAATTTGCTCATTTCCAGGCAAAGTTTACTACATTCTTCGGACCAGGAATCACAGCTGAAATTGGTAAGTACTGTCACCTTGTTTACTAAAGTACATAATATATCTGTTTCAAGTTTTAAATAAAACGGCTTTGAGTTTGTGGATGCAGCCGAGGGACAGAACAATTTATACGAGGTCAAGCTAATTTCCAACACAACACCGTAAATATTTAGGCAAGTTTTACAAGTCCTCTATGGAAACCCGACTGTAATACTTCATAAATGAATAACGTACATTTTTATGGCAATATGTACagcaaaatatatatttatgacACAAATTGGCAAAGAAGAGGTGACAAGAACAAAGGCGTGAAGGAAGTAGTTCTCGAGACTGGCAAACACCATAATTCTAACCAAGGAAAAAGTAGAATCTCAAACGAATTTCTTACAagatttcataattttattacagAATGACTATTAATCAGCTGTCTCCATGAAATGGGTAGACGTAAAAACTTTAAATGTGTACTCTATTTGTTCGTTTTACAATGTAGACATCCGAACACATACAAGTTCTTCCAGAAAATTAGATATTACAGAACAGTTTGAATGTcacaaattaaaagaaaataaaaaccagTTAATGTTCAAAATCACATTTAGTAAGCTCCAGTTACAGCAGTGATTATTTCCAGGTTTAGGTAGCTGGAATAGGTTAATTCAGGAAAGAGTACAATCTGGGATCTTTTATCCCCTTGAGGCCCTTATCCTTCGTCCCCTGCAAGCAAATTTATCAGAGAACCTGAAACTCGCTTGCCATCAAATTAAAGATACAGATGACAGAATTGAAAGACAATGGCTTCATGCTCACGGATTGAAAGACACAAACCATGATGGATTTTAGTTATGaacataataataaaagattttaCTCATTACCAATTCAAGTAAACAAAATTTCAATTCATGTATTTATAATAGAAAATTCCAATCACAAATTTAAGAATAAACAGTTTTTTTGCAATTTAGTTTTTCAAATAAGCTTTAGCAGTATTTATTTGATTTCTCTAGACAGGGTAAGTTTCATGGACACATCAAACATGGGCACCCGAAACAAATCTCAGATACTGATGTTTAATAGTGAATACCTTCTTTTATATTATAATGCAATGCACAAAACATGCATACATCTCCCCACATGCATACGACGGTTGCATTTTTCATCGACAACTTTTGGTGGATTATGACCCCTTTTCCCAGTCCCTTTACACTAGTTTTGTGATCTGAGGAAACTAATTGAATTAAACTGATAACCTCCCATCTTTGGtctcatatatacatataaaatatttttgctgAAAAGCAAAGTGTTTAGGACATCTATAACCAAAGACATAAATTCACTCTCTCATGGGATAAGATTGCTACCTTAAAGAGAGTATGTGCTTTTCAATGACTTCTTTTCCTTCGGCATCAATAACAAACCATTTGTCATCGAAGTTAAGAGATTCTCCATTCCCAATATCTACCAATCAAAGATGAAAGTTGTgacttttaatatatattttttacctAAACACCATATGTAGCAAAGGAATGCAAATATGTCTCACTGACTTACTTTGATGCAGCACATCAGATTTTCCTATGCAATTCAATTTCCAGTATGCATGACCACCATGACCCTTGTAGATAGGCTCTATTCTTACAGCATCAGATTTCTTATTATCTGCAAAAAATGTATAGAATGATGCCAGAACATCAGAAAATTGATGCAACGTTAGCGATCAAAGCATGAAGTTACTTGAACACAAAAACCAGCAAAAAACACCAATGCTTCAACCTTCAATTACAAAATAGTGTAAACTTTTCATAACTGAGACACTAACTTTCATGTAGAGAAGACAATAGGAgatgataataaaaaaaaaaaaatcagcatCCCACTTTATGAAGGCTTATATGAAGTTGGTTTTTGGTTGATATTTATGTACTTGGATGAATCCTTCGTGACTTACTGTTCATCATGCCCATTGGCTTGAGCACTTTGGCATGAGCTTGTGCCGCCTCCGCTTTAATGCGATAGACAATGGCTTCATGCTCAGATATTGAAAGACAGGAACTGTTATTGATGATAATTGCCTTGGCAATATCATCTTGCATTTTCTGCTTCAAACTCTTCTCCTGTGTGAAATAAACAAGTTTCATGTAAAACAAATTTCTGAGGCGCTTAAATTCCTAAAAAATCTAtcttaatgatttttattaccATGTCTTTTGCTTCAGTAACTAGTTGTCTAGCTTCCTTGACCT
This is a stretch of genomic DNA from Primulina eburnea isolate SZY01 chromosome 11, ASM2296580v1, whole genome shotgun sequence. It encodes these proteins:
- the LOC140806057 gene encoding uncharacterized protein encodes the protein MQMKPTAAAATMSSGDVGGMTLSALRFGTSGRTYLRLLPSSKSIEPDPSGVVCFTARNQGSILLKNQAAMKLKLVPRAAESTQPSSSVANAAANIKKDTVPDNEFSLAKVSFGVIGLGVGVTLLSYGFGAYFNILPGSEWSALMLTYGFPLAVIGMALKYAELKPVPCLTYSDAQKLREKCATEILKQVRNDVTRYRYGDEQHLEEALKRIFQYGQGGGISRRSAPILQSIREEVTEDGLYCLTLVFEAKALSLSDFEQRQAKFTTFFGPGITAEIAEGQNNLYEVKLISNTTP
- the LOC140806056 gene encoding uncharacterized protein, with the protein product MSSILTRDSMEQCQITSRRHDDTDFSLKEWALKARISRENTHSRRFSASNLRSFREDLASNMAISSTASSPGYTAREEINPSTYSFTTALKALQARTVYSWEYIPTDGLATLSSKWNNAEKYISNPLSGEVPLECLSAKTLSGRTFRNVTSRITMSAPLIYPSHLQQFHAKSPIIELEDETKITVQEKQRCTTRDVGTQSTPVDVSSSNPSPAPTPSIEERSIKHTDVEGGDSSACFSENSKSETELEEKETTDKKYTERNEAAETKKMRKQIMCIMCRSSSQGAVGCLSIISLKGLWMRTKTKKGPKINQENTDHSTIFYPINKWLLKNNAL